The DNA region tatgtgtatgtgtgcgCCTCAGCTCTGCTTCCGCACCTGTCGGACGACAAGTCGTCCACCATCTTATCGCATCCGAGGACCGCTTGGGAGACCTTGCCGCCTGGGCCCGTTAGGCAACCCCGTCcgtccaccgccgccgccgccgccgccgccgccgccataGTCAGGCTCGTTGTTAGACCAAGGAGAATTGGAAGCAATGAAGGGCctgcctccgcctccgcctccgcctccgcctccatTCCCTCCGTCGTACATGCCGCCCGGAGCGAACCTGTCCTCGTAATCAGCattgctgccgccgccgcctccccctcctctgccTGCTGGTGGTTGGAAcggtccttggcctcctgcGCCAGAAGATGGGCTTGCTGTTCTCGAACCACCCCAAAGTCGCTGCTTGAGCCGATCTTGTGCCGAACCGCCCGCTGAGCTGCCCGGCGGCGTGCTCGTCGCGTCTCGTCCGTACGCAGCGCTCTGCTGGTAGCTGCCCGCTCGCTGGCTGGGCAGAGGTCGGGCCTGCACCTCTTCTCGACCCGAGTCGCCGGCACGGGCAAAGGGGCTCAATCGCGCGGGCTGTTCTCCGCCTcgcatcggcggcggggccCCGCGGCCCTGTCGCAGGCTCATGGCGTCTTGTCTGGGCTGCGCCGCTGCCGCGTTGTTGTCCCAGAGCGAGCTCAGTCCCGTGGCAGGGCCGGGCTGCTGTGGCTGCTGTAGACCACCGTATCGCGAGCCGACTTGCTGGGCTGGTTGGGCGTATACCGGGGTCACTGGCGGCGGTGCCTTTGGGTCGGGCGGCAGCCAGCCTGGAAAGGGTCGGCCTTTCTCCGTGTAGTAGCCTCTCAGCACTCTGCAGACGTGAGTGTCGTCTTCGGTATCGCCGTCATTTTCGCTCTGCAACAATCGACTCTGCAGGTTCGAGATCTGCGACgtggtgttggtgaggaTCCTCGAGTACCAAGATGACATCGTGCCTGCTGTTCTTCGCCGCGAGGATCCTGCGGGGCGGGGAAAATAGAGGACGAGGCTATTTCCGACGTCGTCTGTCGGGCGGTGTTGGGTTGGGGTAAGGAGCTCTGCTCCGGTCGGGCGCTAAATGCTTTCTCGTCGGGGGGTTTTGTTTCGTGGGACACAAAGGTTGCTCGCTCGCTATTTATAAAATCAAGGTCGTTGCAGTAAATGGGGTTGACAAATAAAAAGGGAGAAGGTCGACCCTCTAGAATTGGAGGGTTGTTTTCGTCAGGTTGCTTCAATCCGAGAGCGTTGCTTGATGTGGTCCGTTTCACATAAGTCGGTCTTGAATGATAGGGAATGAAGACGGCCTAGGGAGGTAGGTTGGATCCGACACTTGTCGCCCCGCATGGACTTACCCGCATTGCTCTAAAGGGACTTGCACTAATTGAGGCGCTAACTGTTTTTAATGACTTGCTTCACCGAGGACCCCCGATGATAGCAACTTTCGGTGAGTGGGCTTGCATCATGGCCGCTTTGGGCCGCGCAAACCTTGCCCGTTTTCCTTTACAAGTCACTACACTAAGCGCCTAGGTACTGTAGAAACATTGTCGTATGCGCCCGACCTCGCCCGGGAAAAAGGGGAAGACTTGTTTGCACGCAGCACACGTCCAGATATCTTCAATACGTATGCAAACCATTATTTAGCAACATTAACAACTCTCTTGATAGTCTATCACAACATGCAGTGGTATGCGCAATGCCCCAAGttttggtttcttttccGTTCCGTACCCAGCCGTTAACAAGGTGATCCGCGCGCCAGACGCCAATGGGAAATCCATCCGAGCCTCCCACCCCTACTACCAGGTCAACTCCTCGGCGATCTTGGGCCgctcctccatcttctgcTTGAGCCTCTTCTGGTTCATCTTCACTGCGCGGCCGCGTTTTCGCTTGTCGCCAGCCTTGCgggccgcctcctcgtcgctgtcctccgagtcctcctcttcctcctcgtcatcgtcttcggcgtCCTCATCGCTCTCGAGCCAGTCCTCAATGTCCTCAAGTTCCTCGTCGCTCTCCTCAATGTCGGAAACGTACTcgacctccttctccaggtcatcctcgtcctcgtcctcatcttCGGCCTCCTGGTCCGACTCGACACCCGTATCCATGTCCTTGTCGCGcttgccctcgccctccttctccatcgaGTTGAGAACCCTTCTCCAGATCGACTCGCTGACGTTGAGGGGCTGGTCGCCGTAGGCACCGGAGCGTAATCTCTCGACAAGCTCGCGCTCAATGGTGCGCTCCAGTTTCGCGGCGGCCTCTGCCTTGCGCTCTCTAGCCTCCTCGCGGCGCCGAATCTTGGGCGCCATCTTGGGCACGAGCTTCTCACCCatgcgctcctcctcggcggcgatcttCCGCATGCGGATGTTGACTTGCGTCAAGCGCGTGAGGCGCTGCTTGCACTTGTGGATGAGGAACTTGGGCCAGTAGATGAGCTTGTCGTCCAGCATCTCGAGGGCCTTGGCGTAGTTGTTGGGCAGCTTGATGCGCTCCCATAGCTTCGAGGGCATGTGCGCGCGCTCCACCGTCTTCATGTACAGGTACAGCGTGTCCTTGTTCGGGGCTCGACGAACGGTGGCATAGCGGGAGTTGGCCAGAGGGCACGACTGTCGATTGCAGAGACCCGTGACATTGTTCTCGTTTCTGCAGAACGTCTGCTTCTTGGTTGTGGAAAGCTTGAAACTGCAGAACTGCTGGTTGATGATTTGCCTGGAGACGTTAGAACCGACTTTGGAATCACGGTGCCAAAAACAACATTGACCTACCAGATGATCTCGTCGGACGCCATTGTGACGGTATTGGCGCGAAGACTGGACGAG from Colletotrichum higginsianum IMI 349063 chromosome 4, whole genome shotgun sequence includes:
- a CDS encoding MAK16 protein, which codes for MNDDGRCKTDGCNSRENVGSFSSFESTTRHWPVGPLCTRSYRDKTPAAYGGREGRKKKDFGLLERKTSAPPPHIFLLSSQYYSIAVGRTLSTTPTSSSLRANTVTMASDEIIWQIINQQFCSFKLSTTKKQTFCRNENNVTGLCNRQSCPLANSRYATVRRAPNKDTLYLYMKTVERAHMPSKLWERIKLPNNYAKALEMLDDKLIYWPKFLIHKCKQRLTRLTQVNIRMRKIAAEEERMGEKLVPKMAPKIRRREEARERKAEAAAKLERTIERELVERLRSGAYGDQPLNVSESIWRRVLNSMEKEGEGKRDKDMDTGVESDQEAEDEDEDEDDLEKEVEYVSDIEESDEELEDIEDWLESDEDAEDDDEEEEEDSEDSDEEAARKAGDKRKRGRAVKMNQKRLKQKMEERPKIAEELTW
- a CDS encoding GTPase-activating protein GYP7 is translated as MSSWYSRILTNTTSQISNLQSRLLQSENDGDTEDDTHVCRVLRGYYTEKGRPFPGWLPPDPKAPPPVTPVYAQPAQQVGSRYGGLQQPQQPGPATGLSSLWDNNAAAAQPRQDAMSLRQGRGAPPPMRGGEQPARLSPFARAGDSGREEVQARPLPSQRAGSYQQSAAYGRDATSTPPGSSAGGSAQDRLKQRLWGGSRTASPSSGAGGQGPFQPPAGRGGGGGGGSNADYEDRFAPGGMYDGGNGGGGGGGGGGRPFIASNSPWSNNEPDYGGGGGGGGGGGRTGLPNGPRRQGLPSGPRMR